From Lycium ferocissimum isolate CSIRO_LF1 chromosome 12, AGI_CSIRO_Lferr_CH_V1, whole genome shotgun sequence, one genomic window encodes:
- the LOC132041226 gene encoding membrane-anchored ubiquitin-fold protein 6-like gives MAVQELVEIKFRLADGSDIGPNKYASSTTVASLKEKLIAQWPKDKDNGPRTTNDVKLINAGSILENSKTLGESILPVAEVPGGVITMHVVVKPPNNDKNNNKLEENSPINGGCACTTCTIL, from the exons ATGGCTGTACAAGAACTGGTTGAGATCAAATTCAGGCTTGCTGATGGTAGTGATATTGGGCCAAATAAGTATGCATCTAGCACTACAGTGGCATCTCTCAAAGAAAAGTTAATTGCACAGTGGCCTAAAG ATAAAGATAATGGGCCAAGGACAACAAACGACGTGAAGCTTATTAATGCCGGAAGCATTCTTGAAAATAGTAAAACTCTTGGTGAATCCATACTTCCAGTCGCTGAAGTTCCAGGAGGTGTCATCACTATGCATGTTGTTGTAAAGCCCCCCAATAACGACAAAAACAACA ATAAGCTGGAGGAGAATTCCCCTATCAACGGCGGGTGTGCATGTACAACATGTACAATCTTATAA